In Phreatobacter aquaticus, a single genomic region encodes these proteins:
- the accC gene encoding acetyl-CoA carboxylase biotin carboxylase subunit, translating into MFHKVLIANRGEIALRVLRACKELDIATVAVHSTADAEAMHVKLADESVCIGPPAARDSYLNVPQLLAACEITGADAVHPGYGFLSENARFAEILESHGITFIGPKAEHIRVMGDKIEAKRTAKRLGIPTVPGSEGGVDNDEDARKIAKEIGFPVIIKAAAGGGGRGMKVARTADELDVALQTAKTEAKAAFGDDAVYIEKYLGHPRHIEIQILGDGQGNAIHLGERDCSLQRRHQKVWEEGPSPIITEEQRARIGGVCAKAMADLGYIGAGTIEFLYEDGEFYFIEMNTRIQVEHPVTEMITGIDLVNEQIKIASGQKLSVTQDDIVIQGHAIECRVNAENPKTFRPSPGKLNLFHVPGGLGVRVDSHAYQGYTIPPHYDSLVGKLIVHGRNRPECLARLKRALDEFVVDGIETTLPLFRDLVRNPEIAAGRYDIHWLEKFLADEAAEAKAKG; encoded by the coding sequence ATGTTCCACAAGGTGCTGATCGCCAATCGGGGTGAAATCGCGCTGCGCGTGCTGCGGGCCTGCAAGGAGCTCGACATCGCGACGGTTGCGGTCCACTCGACCGCCGATGCCGAGGCCATGCATGTGAAGCTCGCTGACGAGAGCGTCTGCATCGGCCCGCCGGCTGCCCGCGACAGCTATCTCAACGTGCCGCAGCTGCTCGCCGCCTGCGAGATCACCGGCGCCGACGCGGTCCATCCGGGCTATGGGTTTCTCTCCGAGAATGCTCGCTTCGCCGAGATCCTGGAGAGCCACGGCATCACCTTCATCGGCCCCAAGGCCGAGCATATCCGGGTGATGGGCGACAAGATCGAGGCCAAGCGCACGGCCAAGCGCTTGGGCATTCCGACCGTTCCGGGCTCGGAGGGCGGCGTCGACAATGACGAGGATGCCCGCAAGATCGCCAAGGAGATCGGCTTCCCGGTGATCATCAAGGCGGCAGCCGGCGGCGGTGGCCGTGGCATGAAGGTCGCGCGCACGGCGGACGAACTCGACGTCGCGCTGCAGACCGCCAAGACCGAGGCCAAGGCCGCCTTCGGCGACGACGCCGTCTATATCGAGAAATATCTCGGCCATCCCCGCCATATTGAGATCCAGATTCTCGGCGACGGCCAGGGCAATGCCATCCATCTCGGCGAGCGCGACTGCTCGCTGCAGCGCCGTCACCAGAAGGTCTGGGAGGAAGGCCCCTCGCCCATCATCACCGAGGAACAGCGCGCCCGCATCGGCGGCGTCTGCGCCAAGGCCATGGCCGATCTCGGCTATATCGGTGCGGGCACGATCGAGTTCCTCTACGAGGACGGCGAGTTCTATTTCATCGAGATGAACACCCGTATCCAGGTGGAGCATCCGGTGACCGAGATGATCACCGGCATCGACCTGGTGAACGAGCAGATCAAGATCGCATCGGGCCAGAAGCTGTCGGTGACCCAGGACGACATCGTCATCCAGGGCCATGCGATCGAGTGCCGGGTCAATGCCGAGAACCCGAAGACCTTCCGGCCCTCGCCCGGCAAGCTCAACCTGTTCCACGTGCCCGGCGGCTTGGGCGTGCGCGTCGACAGCCATGCCTACCAGGGCTACACGATCCCGCCGCACTACGATTCCCTCGTGGGCAAGCTCATCGTGCATGGCCGCAACCGGCCGGAATGCCTGGCACGGCTGAAGCGGGCTCTCGACGAGTTCGTGGTCGACGGCATCGAGACCACCCTGCCGCTGTTCCGCGATCTCGTGCGCAATCCCGAAATCGCCGCCGGCCGCTACGACATCCACTGGCTGGAGAAGTTCCTGGCGGATGAGGCGGCGGAAGCCAAGGCCAAGGGCTAA
- a CDS encoding dipeptidase, translated as MARDDKALTKARELLARFPLFDGHNDLPFVIRRDEANGDVKAYGLDRVHQESDTDIPRLRDGLVAAQVFAAFVPTSVPRPARFTLEQIAIGLDIESVHADVFHPARRASDVAKAKRLGKIASVLSVESAVGLEGSLSPLRVWYAAGIRILTLCHNETLDWIDSATDAPRHDGMTRFGRAVIAECNRLGIMVDLAHASPKAQHAAIDAARAPLLWSHSNAFSLCDHPRNVTDDVLARVKGNGGMVMATFVPNFISRKSHQWVSPFQRFGKTMPGIDIDAAVTEKARAEGPWPRGSISELCDHIAYIVDRTGPDHIGIGSDFYGGPNPPDLNDTSRFPHLIAELVRRGWSDAAIGKIASGNILRVWKTVERQAKALSAAEAPGIAQVSAEILTRKRRKT; from the coding sequence ATGGCACGTGACGACAAGGCTCTGACCAAGGCCCGCGAACTTCTGGCGCGGTTTCCGCTGTTTGATGGCCACAACGACTTGCCCTTCGTCATTCGCCGCGACGAGGCCAATGGCGATGTGAAGGCCTATGGCCTCGACCGCGTGCACCAGGAAAGCGACACCGACATTCCCCGCCTGAGGGACGGCCTGGTGGCGGCCCAGGTGTTCGCCGCCTTCGTCCCGACCTCGGTGCCGCGCCCTGCCCGCTTCACGCTGGAGCAGATTGCCATCGGTCTCGACATCGAGAGCGTCCATGCCGACGTGTTCCATCCAGCGCGACGGGCAAGCGACGTTGCGAAGGCGAAGCGTCTCGGCAAGATCGCCTCGGTTCTGTCTGTGGAGAGCGCCGTCGGGCTCGAAGGGTCGCTGTCACCGCTGCGGGTCTGGTACGCCGCAGGCATCCGCATCCTGACGCTCTGCCACAACGAGACGCTGGACTGGATCGATTCGGCGACCGATGCGCCGCGCCACGACGGGATGACCCGATTCGGACGGGCCGTCATTGCCGAGTGCAATCGGCTTGGCATCATGGTCGATCTCGCCCATGCCTCGCCCAAGGCGCAGCATGCGGCGATCGATGCGGCGAGAGCACCGCTTCTCTGGTCGCATTCCAACGCCTTCTCGCTCTGCGACCACCCGCGCAATGTCACAGACGACGTGCTCGCCCGGGTCAAAGGCAATGGCGGCATGGTCATGGCGACCTTCGTGCCGAATTTCATCTCGCGGAAGAGCCACCAATGGGTCAGCCCGTTCCAGCGCTTCGGCAAGACCATGCCCGGGATCGACATCGATGCGGCGGTCACCGAGAAGGCGCGTGCCGAAGGCCCCTGGCCTCGTGGCTCGATCAGCGAGCTTTGCGACCATATCGCCTATATCGTCGACCGGACCGGGCCGGACCATATCGGCATCGGCTCGGATTTCTATGGTGGTCCGAACCCACCGGACCTCAATGACACGTCACGTTTTCCCCACCTGATCGCCGAACTGGTCCGGCGTGGCTGGTCGGATGCGGCGATCGGCAAGATCGCCTCTGGCAATATCCTGAGGGTCTGGAAGACTGTCGAGCGACAGGCCAAGGCCTTGAGTGCCGCCGAGGCGCCGGGCATTGCCCAGGTCTCGGCGGAAATTCTCACCCGCAAGCGCCGGAAGACCTGA
- a CDS encoding Orn/Lys/Arg family decarboxylase produces the protein MDYFRRFTFLFATPSFEAEDLEGIRFNQIVSEIERSGFEVVKARKLEDAEIAVQTDAAIGCMVVDWGKKGLEGKTASLINLMRRRGLDFPIILLIRRKRFEDLPVEVLDFIDGYVFLSEETPAFIAKNLISRLKQYAETLKTPFFGALVDYAEEGNQLWTCPGHNGGVFYSRSPIGRVFMEHLGEAVFRDDLDNSVLDLGDLLTHEGPALQAQMEAAKIFGAEKTYFVLNGTSSSNKVVLGALVTDGDLVLFDRNNHKAALHGALMISGGIPVYVPTTRNAWGLIGPMDHAAFDETALRERIRTNPLVKDTEAWRRPRPFRVAVIEQCTYDGTIHNAEMILKQIGHLCDYILFDEAWAGFMKFHPLYAGRFAMGLTELGADAPGIIATQSSHKQLASFSQSSQIHVKDRHIRGQKRRVEHRRFNESFMQHASTSPFYPLFASLDVGAQMMKGRSGEVLWDDTIRLGIELRKKIRAVRREFEEKELRPERRWFFEPFVPDRVRIPDVSRDGAVHDVAWETVSTDLLATDPSYWQLAPGAAWHGYTGMADGYAMTDPNKLTLLTPGFDRALGTYTEHGIPAPIVAQYLRENRIVPEKNDLNSLLFLLTPGVEASKAGTLVSGLVAFKRLHDDNALLEEAIPEFFRRRPQRYAGVRLRDLCGDMHRFFRDADVSGLQKRQFLADHLPEVAMSPHDAARSLVRNDVDFLPIDAIAGRVATTPFVVYPPGIATIVPGERLTARAQPMIDYLRMFETCFNTFPGFEVEIQGVYRQVEPSGRIRLYTYVIAE, from the coding sequence ATGGATTATTTTCGGCGCTTCACCTTCCTCTTCGCCACGCCCTCCTTCGAGGCCGAGGATCTCGAAGGCATCCGGTTCAACCAGATCGTCAGCGAGATCGAGCGCTCGGGCTTCGAGGTGGTCAAGGCGCGCAAGCTGGAAGATGCCGAGATAGCCGTTCAGACCGATGCGGCCATCGGCTGCATGGTGGTCGACTGGGGCAAGAAGGGCCTGGAGGGCAAGACGGCCTCGCTGATCAACCTGATGCGCCGCCGAGGCCTCGACTTCCCGATCATCCTGCTGATCCGGCGCAAGCGCTTCGAGGATCTGCCGGTCGAGGTCCTCGATTTCATCGACGGCTATGTCTTCCTGTCCGAGGAGACGCCGGCCTTCATCGCCAAGAATCTGATCAGCCGGCTCAAGCAATATGCCGAGACCTTGAAGACCCCGTTCTTCGGCGCCCTTGTCGATTATGCGGAGGAGGGCAACCAGCTCTGGACCTGCCCCGGGCACAATGGCGGCGTGTTCTACAGCCGCAGCCCGATCGGCCGGGTGTTCATGGAACATCTCGGCGAGGCGGTGTTTCGCGACGATCTCGACAATTCCGTGCTCGATCTCGGCGACCTCCTGACCCATGAGGGGCCAGCCCTGCAGGCGCAGATGGAAGCCGCCAAGATCTTCGGCGCCGAGAAGACCTATTTCGTGCTGAATGGCACGTCGAGCTCGAACAAGGTGGTGCTGGGCGCGCTTGTCACCGACGGCGACCTTGTCCTGTTCGACCGCAACAACCACAAGGCCGCCCTTCATGGCGCGCTGATGATCTCCGGCGGCATCCCCGTCTATGTCCCGACCACCCGCAATGCCTGGGGCCTCATCGGTCCGATGGATCATGCGGCCTTTGACGAGACGGCCTTGCGCGAGCGCATCCGCACCAATCCGCTCGTCAAGGATACTGAGGCCTGGCGTCGCCCCCGGCCGTTCCGCGTCGCGGTGATCGAGCAATGCACTTATGACGGCACGATCCACAATGCCGAGATGATCCTGAAGCAGATCGGGCACCTCTGCGACTACATCCTGTTCGACGAGGCCTGGGCCGGCTTCATGAAGTTCCACCCGCTCTATGCCGGCCGCTTCGCCATGGGCCTGACCGAGCTCGGGGCCGATGCGCCGGGCATCATCGCCACGCAGTCGAGCCACAAGCAGCTCGCGAGCTTCTCGCAATCCTCGCAGATCCACGTGAAGGACCGGCACATTCGCGGCCAGAAGCGGCGCGTCGAGCACAGGCGCTTCAACGAGAGCTTCATGCAGCACGCCTCGACATCGCCGTTCTACCCGCTCTTCGCCTCCCTCGATGTCGGCGCGCAGATGATGAAGGGGCGTTCGGGCGAAGTGCTCTGGGACGATACGATCCGGCTCGGCATCGAGCTGCGCAAGAAGATCCGCGCGGTGCGCCGCGAATTCGAGGAAAAGGAGCTGAGGCCGGAACGCCGATGGTTCTTCGAGCCCTTCGTGCCGGATCGGGTGCGCATTCCCGATGTCTCGCGCGATGGTGCGGTCCATGACGTTGCCTGGGAAACGGTGAGCACGGACCTGCTGGCCACTGACCCGTCCTATTGGCAATTGGCGCCTGGCGCTGCCTGGCACGGCTATACTGGCATGGCCGATGGCTATGCCATGACCGATCCGAACAAGCTGACGCTGCTGACGCCGGGCTTCGACCGGGCGCTCGGCACTTATACCGAACACGGCATTCCGGCCCCGATCGTGGCCCAATATCTGCGTGAGAACCGGATCGTCCCGGAGAAGAACGATCTCAACTCCCTGCTGTTCCTGCTGACCCCCGGCGTCGAGGCCTCCAAGGCCGGAACGCTGGTCAGCGGCCTCGTCGCGTTCAAGAGACTGCATGACGACAATGCCCTGCTGGAGGAAGCCATCCCGGAATTCTTCCGGCGGCGGCCTCAGCGCTATGCCGGTGTGCGGCTGCGCGACCTGTGCGGCGACATGCACCGCTTCTTCCGTGACGCCGATGTGAGCGGGCTGCAGAAGCGCCAGTTCCTGGCCGACCACCTGCCGGAGGTCGCCATGTCGCCTCATGACGCGGCGCGCAGCCTTGTGCGCAACGATGTCGACTTCCTGCCGATCGATGCCATTGCCGGCCGGGTCGCCACCACACCCTTCGTGGTCTACCCGCCGGGCATCGCCACGATCGTGCCGGGCGAGCGCCTGACGGCGCGGGCACAGCCGATGATTGATTACCTCAGGATGTTCGAGACCTGTTTCAACACATTCCCGGGCTTCGAGGTCGAGATCCAGGGTGTCTATCGCCAGGTGGAGCCTTCGGGTCGCATCCGGCTCTACACCTATGTGATCGCTGAGTAA
- the rnd gene encoding ribonuclease D, translating to MMLITSSSELAAICARLAKHPFVTVDTEFLRETTFWPKLCVIQLASPDEAVAIDALAPDMDLAPFFDLMVDPGIVKVFHAARQDVEIIWHLSKRIPAPLFDSQVAAMVLGYGDSISYDQLVQRTNGTQLDKTSRFTDWSKRPLSEAQIIYAIADVTHLRDVYLKLTGELEKRGRSDWVAEEMRVLTSPETYRQEPERAWERFRTRVRKPRELAVLMEVAAWREREAQMRNVPRSRVLKDDSLIDIAMTGPKTVEALGAMRSIPKGWERSRDGISVVEAAVRGLALDPKTLPAIDKHRPPSQAQSATVELLKVLLKMVAEKHHVAAKVVATSDDLDRIAEDDEADIGALKGWRRELFGEKALALKHGKLALAIERGRVVTIENAMVASLTA from the coding sequence ATGATGCTGATCACCTCCTCGTCTGAACTCGCGGCCATCTGCGCGCGACTTGCCAAGCACCCGTTCGTGACGGTCGATACCGAGTTCCTGCGCGAAACAACGTTCTGGCCGAAGCTCTGCGTCATCCAGCTCGCCAGCCCCGACGAGGCCGTGGCGATTGATGCGCTGGCGCCCGACATGGATCTTGCGCCATTTTTCGACCTGATGGTCGATCCCGGGATCGTCAAGGTGTTCCATGCCGCGCGCCAGGACGTGGAGATCATCTGGCACCTGTCGAAGCGCATTCCGGCCCCGCTGTTCGACAGTCAGGTGGCCGCGATGGTGCTCGGCTATGGCGATTCGATCTCCTACGACCAGCTGGTCCAACGCACCAACGGCACGCAGCTCGACAAGACGAGCCGCTTCACCGACTGGTCGAAGCGGCCCTTAAGCGAGGCGCAGATCATCTATGCGATCGCCGATGTCACCCATCTGCGCGATGTCTATCTGAAACTGACCGGCGAACTCGAGAAGCGCGGCCGCAGCGACTGGGTCGCCGAGGAAATGCGCGTGCTGACCTCGCCCGAGACCTACCGGCAGGAGCCTGAGCGGGCGTGGGAGCGGTTCCGCACCCGCGTGCGCAAGCCGCGCGAACTCGCTGTCCTCATGGAAGTCGCGGCCTGGCGCGAACGCGAGGCGCAGATGCGCAACGTGCCGCGCTCGCGCGTGCTCAAGGACGACAGCCTCATCGACATCGCGATGACCGGGCCGAAGACCGTCGAGGCGCTGGGCGCCATGCGCTCGATCCCGAAGGGCTGGGAGCGCTCGCGCGACGGCATCTCTGTGGTGGAGGCCGCGGTTCGCGGCCTTGCGCTCGACCCCAAGACACTTCCCGCGATCGACAAGCACCGGCCGCCGAGCCAGGCGCAGTCCGCAACGGTCGAACTGCTCAAGGTGCTTCTCAAGATGGTGGCCGAGAAACACCACGTAGCCGCCAAGGTGGTTGCGACATCGGATGACCTCGACCGCATCGCCGAGGATGACGAGGCCGATATCGGCGCCCTCAAGGGCTGGCGGCGCGAGCTGTTCGGCGAGAAGGCTCTGGCGCTGAAGCACGGCAAGCTCGCGCTTGCCATCGAAAGAGGCCGGGTGGTCACGATCGAAAACGCAATGGTCGCATCCCTGACGGCGTGA
- a CDS encoding MFS transporter: MTATTPDMQAAGDRLARRNAFVLALATALAGANTTVMFATGAIVGAELAPVRSLATLPISIFVVGLATASLPVGMLIQRVGRRAAYQIATIAGVLTGLFGYLGVTLSSFPIFCVATFCAGFYASAAQSYRFAAADTASDAFRPKAISWVMTGGILAGVVGPQLVVWTKDALPPILFAGTYIGQAVIALMAGVILSFIDIPKPKPVVAGSHRPVSAYFRDRAFLTAVTCGAATYMLMNFVMTAAPLAMIGCNHSVADAAYGIQWHVIAMYGPSFFTGSFIARFGAPRVVAAGLALTALSAAVALTGITVMHFYAALVLLGLGWNFGYIGASAMVAATAEPQERTRVQSINDFCVFGVMAIGSFSSGQVVTSYGWDMVNIVVFPIVALAAGALLLRQLTSSRGQAA, translated from the coding sequence ATGACCGCCACGACACCCGACATGCAGGCCGCCGGCGATCGGCTCGCTCGCCGCAATGCCTTCGTTCTGGCGCTGGCAACTGCGCTGGCCGGCGCCAACACCACGGTGATGTTCGCAACCGGTGCCATTGTCGGAGCGGAACTGGCGCCCGTGCGGTCGCTTGCAACGCTCCCGATCTCGATCTTCGTCGTCGGCCTTGCCACCGCCAGCCTGCCGGTCGGCATGCTGATCCAGCGCGTTGGCCGCCGCGCTGCCTACCAGATCGCCACCATTGCCGGCGTGCTGACCGGCCTGTTCGGCTATCTCGGCGTCACGCTGTCCAGCTTTCCGATCTTCTGCGTCGCGACCTTCTGCGCCGGCTTCTATGCGTCCGCCGCGCAGAGCTACCGGTTTGCCGCGGCCGACACCGCCAGCGATGCCTTCCGCCCCAAGGCGATTTCCTGGGTGATGACCGGCGGCATCCTGGCCGGCGTCGTCGGCCCGCAGCTCGTCGTCTGGACCAAGGACGCCCTGCCGCCCATCCTGTTCGCCGGAACCTATATTGGACAGGCGGTGATCGCACTCATGGCCGGCGTCATCCTGTCGTTCATCGATATCCCGAAACCGAAGCCGGTCGTTGCCGGCTCGCATCGGCCGGTCTCCGCCTATTTCCGCGACCGCGCTTTCCTCACCGCTGTCACCTGTGGCGCGGCGACCTACATGCTGATGAATTTCGTCATGACCGCCGCTCCGCTCGCCATGATCGGCTGCAATCACTCCGTCGCCGACGCCGCCTACGGCATCCAGTGGCACGTCATCGCCATGTACGGCCCGAGCTTCTTCACCGGTAGCTTCATCGCGCGCTTCGGAGCGCCTCGCGTCGTCGCTGCGGGTCTGGCGCTGACCGCCCTGTCGGCCGCGGTCGCGCTGACCGGCATTACCGTCATGCATTTCTACGCAGCCCTCGTCTTGCTCGGGCTCGGCTGGAACTTCGGCTATATCGGCGCAAGCGCGATGGTGGCCGCGACGGCAGAGCCGCAAGAGCGCACGCGCGTGCAGTCGATCAACGATTTCTGCGTCTTCGGCGTCATGGCGATCGGGTCGTTCTCATCCGGCCAGGTGGTGACATCCTATGGCTGGGACATGGTCAACATCGTCGTCTTCCCGATCGTCGCCCTGGCAGCCGGGGCGCTTCTTCTGCGCCAGCTGACATCCAGCAGGGGACAAGCCGCCTGA
- the accB gene encoding acetyl-CoA carboxylase biotin carboxyl carrier protein, with translation MLKGKSPIDPALIRELAQVLTDTDLTEIEIAHDNLKIRVARQVTVQAVVQAPAAAPAPVAAAAAPVAAAVPAAAVDDPRKHPGVVTSPMVGTAYRRPSPDARPLIELGMQVKEGDRLCLIEAMKTFNDIVAPRAGTITRILFEDGRPVEYGEPLLIIE, from the coding sequence ATGCTCAAAGGCAAATCCCCCATCGATCCCGCACTGATCCGCGAACTCGCGCAGGTGCTGACCGATACCGATCTGACCGAGATCGAGATCGCCCATGACAACCTGAAGATCCGGGTTGCCCGGCAGGTGACCGTGCAGGCCGTGGTCCAGGCACCTGCCGCAGCCCCCGCCCCTGTTGCGGCCGCTGCCGCACCGGTTGCCGCCGCAGTGCCCGCCGCCGCGGTCGACGACCCGCGCAAGCATCCCGGCGTTGTGACCTCGCCGATGGTCGGCACCGCCTATCGCCGCCCCTCGCCCGATGCCCGCCCGCTGATCGAGCTCGGCATGCAGGTGAAGGAGGGCGATCGGCTCTGCCTCATCGAGGCGATGAAGACCTTCAACGACATCGTTGCGCCGCGCGCCGGCACCATCACCCGCATCCTGTTCGAGGACGGGCGACCGGTGGAATATGGCGAACCGCTGCTGATCATCGAATGA
- the aroQ gene encoding type II 3-dehydroquinate dehydratase, translating into MSTIFVLNGPNLNLLGTREPAIYGSTTLADVDALCVAEAAKFGLTADCRQSNHEGVLVDWIHEAGKLQKAGKLAGVVLNAGAYTHTSLAIADAVRGTGVSLIEVHITNVHAREAFRHHSFLSPIARGVIVGLGPQGYALAIAALAASAPKA; encoded by the coding sequence ATGAGCACCATCTTCGTTCTCAACGGACCCAATCTCAATCTTCTCGGGACTCGCGAACCGGCGATCTACGGATCGACGACGCTGGCCGATGTCGACGCGCTCTGCGTGGCCGAGGCTGCGAAATTCGGCCTGACGGCGGATTGCCGCCAGTCGAACCACGAAGGCGTGCTGGTCGACTGGATCCATGAGGCCGGCAAGCTTCAAAAAGCCGGCAAGCTCGCCGGCGTGGTGCTCAATGCCGGCGCCTATACCCACACGTCGCTCGCCATCGCGGATGCGGTGCGCGGCACCGGCGTGTCGCTGATCGAGGTGCACATCACCAATGTGCATGCCCGCGAGGCGTTCCGTCACCACTCCTTTCTGTCTCCCATCGCGCGCGGTGTGATCGTCGGGCTTGGTCCCCAGGGTTACGCGCTCGCCATTGCCGCGCTCGCCGCGTCGGCTCCCAAGGCGTGA
- a CDS encoding GNAT family N-acetyltransferase: MQKEPTISIRPTRDTDVEAMLSIYRHHIRRGVEDDVEDADTPQPDDFADRRKNLRNRRYPHIVATIDGQVVGYAYVVLFRKRPAYRYTVKHSIYVHHAHLGQGVGRQLLKELIDSCAAAGFRQMIGYIDGDNAASLGLHAKFGFERVGHLPGVAYRYGRWSDSVMVQRSLGAGITAPPPPMPLSRR, from the coding sequence ATGCAGAAAGAGCCCACCATCAGCATCCGCCCGACCCGCGACACCGACGTCGAGGCGATGCTGTCGATCTACCGCCACCACATCCGCCGCGGCGTCGAAGACGATGTCGAGGATGCCGACACGCCCCAGCCGGACGATTTCGCCGACCGGCGCAAGAACCTGCGCAACCGCCGCTATCCCCACATCGTCGCGACAATCGACGGCCAGGTCGTGGGCTATGCCTATGTCGTGCTGTTCCGGAAGCGCCCGGCCTATCGCTACACCGTGAAGCACTCGATCTATGTGCATCACGCCCATCTCGGCCAGGGCGTGGGGCGTCAATTGCTCAAGGAACTGATCGATTCCTGTGCTGCCGCCGGCTTCCGTCAGATGATCGGCTATATCGATGGCGACAATGCCGCCTCGCTTGGGTTGCACGCGAAGTTCGGCTTCGAGCGCGTCGGCCACCTTCCGGGAGTAGCCTATCGCTATGGCCGCTGGTCCGACAGCGTCATGGTGCAGCGCTCGCTGGGGGCGGGTATCACCGCCCCACCGCCGCCAATGCCTTTGTCGCGCCGGTAA
- a CDS encoding glutathione peroxidase produces MAIDRRKLLAGLGGFMPATALAQNATMLPGAAFRFAFDGIEGGKLNLADHAGKVLLVVNTASSCGFTPQYADLQALHERFGSRGLVVIGIPSDDFAQERGSNKEIVEFCQGTFGVTFPLAAKQVVRGANAHPFYRWAASERPADIPTWNFHKFLIGRSGRIVGAFPARVRPTDTRIISLIEAQLSVS; encoded by the coding sequence ATGGCAATCGACCGACGCAAGCTGCTCGCAGGTCTTGGCGGATTCATGCCCGCCACGGCCCTGGCCCAGAACGCGACAATGCTGCCGGGAGCAGCGTTCCGCTTCGCATTCGATGGCATCGAGGGTGGCAAGCTCAACCTCGCCGACCACGCCGGCAAGGTGCTGCTCGTCGTCAACACCGCGTCGTCCTGCGGGTTCACACCGCAATATGCCGACCTTCAGGCGCTTCACGAGCGCTTTGGGTCACGCGGCCTGGTGGTGATCGGCATACCCTCCGACGACTTCGCCCAGGAGCGCGGCTCCAACAAGGAGATCGTCGAATTTTGCCAGGGAACCTTCGGCGTGACCTTCCCGCTGGCCGCCAAGCAGGTCGTACGGGGCGCCAACGCCCATCCGTTCTATCGCTGGGCGGCATCCGAACGCCCGGCCGATATCCCCACCTGGAATTTCCACAAGTTCCTGATCGGCCGTTCGGGCCGGATCGTCGGCGCTTTCCCTGCCCGCGTACGCCCGACAGACACGCGCATCATCTCCCTCATCGAAGCGCAGCTCTCTGTCTCTTGA
- a CDS encoding NADH:flavin oxidoreductase/NADH oxidase, producing MSLLFSPFDIGPVELPNRIVVAPMCQYSADDGCMNDWHMQHLMNLAMSGAGLVVVEATGVERIGRITHGCVGLYSDANEAAMAKVIAAARTVALPGTAFGIQIGHAGRKASSQRPWEGGAALPPGADPWPTVAASAEPFDAGWHMPKAMDEADMARILEAFVQAAKRAARIGFEAVELHMAHGYLLHNVMSPLSNHRTDRYGGSRDARFAWPLEIARAVRAALPADVALGARITGQDWADDGLQVEDAVALSAALKEAGLDFICVSSGGGSPKARVKVSPGYQVPFAKAVKDGTGIATRAVGLIADPRHAEEIIASAAADMVALGRGFLDNPRWGWHAADVLGADLPRPKQYVRASAKLWPGAALARPAAV from the coding sequence ATGAGCCTCCTGTTCAGCCCCTTCGACATCGGCCCGGTCGAACTACCGAACCGCATCGTCGTCGCGCCGATGTGCCAATATTCCGCCGATGACGGCTGCATGAACGATTGGCACATGCAGCACCTGATGAACCTCGCCATGTCGGGCGCCGGCCTGGTCGTCGTCGAGGCGACCGGCGTCGAACGCATCGGCCGGATCACGCATGGCTGCGTCGGCCTCTATTCCGACGCCAACGAGGCCGCCATGGCCAAGGTGATCGCGGCGGCGCGCACCGTCGCCCTGCCCGGCACCGCTTTCGGCATCCAGATCGGCCATGCCGGCCGCAAGGCGTCTTCGCAGCGGCCCTGGGAAGGTGGCGCCGCCCTGCCGCCCGGTGCCGACCCCTGGCCGACGGTTGCGGCCTCGGCCGAACCCTTCGATGCCGGCTGGCACATGCCGAAGGCAATGGACGAGGCTGACATGGCGCGCATCCTGGAAGCCTTCGTTCAGGCCGCCAAGCGCGCGGCCCGCATCGGCTTCGAGGCGGTCGAGCTCCACATGGCGCATGGCTATCTCCTGCACAATGTGATGAGCCCGCTGTCCAACCATCGCACCGACCGCTATGGCGGCAGCCGCGACGCCCGTTTCGCCTGGCCATTGGAGATCGCCCGCGCGGTCAGGGCCGCGTTGCCGGCCGATGTGGCGCTCGGCGCCCGCATCACCGGCCAGGACTGGGCCGATGACGGCTTGCAGGTGGAAGACGCTGTTGCCCTCTCCGCCGCGCTCAAGGAGGCCGGTCTCGACTTCATCTGCGTCTCGTCCGGCGGCGGATCGCCGAAGGCCCGCGTCAAGGTCTCGCCCGGCTACCAGGTGCCCTTCGCCAAGGCCGTGAAGGACGGCACCGGGATTGCGACCCGCGCCGTCGGGCTCATCGCCGATCCGCGCCATGCCGAGGAGATCATCGCGTCCGCCGCCGCCGACATGGTCGCGCTGGGACGCGGCTTTCTCGACAATCCGCGCTGGGGCTGGCACGCGGCCGACGTGCTCGGTGCCGACCTCCCCCGTCCGAAGCAATATGTCCGCGCATCTGCCAAGCTCTGGCCCGGCGCGGCGCTGGCCAGACCGGCGGCCGTCTGA